One Micromonospora sp. WMMD1120 genomic region harbors:
- a CDS encoding hemolysin III family protein — MTTSAPLRLKPVDIGKPRMRGWLHTYAFFVALVCGIVLCSIAASRPGWAPLVSCLIYSLTVCGLFGTSALYHRRVWSERGYQVMRRMDHSMIFVFIAGTYTPFCVLLLAPRPATVMLAVVWGGALAGVAVKLVWPHAPRWVSAPLYLALGWVAVAMLPEILHGGGVAALVLLITGGAIYSVGAVFYALRRPNPWPTVFGHHEFFHACTLVAALCHHIAIYFALFA; from the coding sequence GTGACCACCTCCGCCCCGCTTCGCCTGAAGCCGGTCGACATCGGTAAGCCCCGGATGCGCGGCTGGCTGCACACGTACGCCTTCTTCGTCGCCCTGGTCTGCGGCATCGTGCTCTGCTCGATCGCCGCCAGCCGCCCGGGCTGGGCACCCCTGGTCAGTTGTCTCATCTACAGCCTGACGGTGTGCGGCCTCTTCGGCACCAGCGCGCTGTACCACCGTCGGGTGTGGTCGGAGCGCGGCTACCAGGTGATGCGCCGGATGGACCACTCGATGATCTTCGTGTTCATCGCCGGCACGTACACCCCGTTCTGCGTGCTGCTGCTGGCGCCCCGGCCGGCCACCGTGATGCTGGCAGTGGTCTGGGGTGGCGCGCTGGCCGGCGTGGCCGTCAAGCTGGTCTGGCCGCACGCGCCGCGCTGGGTGTCCGCGCCGCTCTACCTGGCGCTGGGCTGGGTGGCGGTGGCGATGCTCCCCGAGATCCTGCACGGCGGCGGGGTCGCGGCGCTGGTCCTGCTGATCACGGGTGGCGCGATCTACAGCGTCGGCGCGGTCTTCTACGCGCTGCGGCGGCCCAATCCCTGGCCGACCGTCTTCGGCCACCACGAGTTCTTCCACGCCTGCACGCTGGTGGCGGCGCTCTGCCACCACATCGCGATCTACTTCGCGCTGTTCGCCTGA
- a CDS encoding allophanate hydrolase subunit 1, translated as MRIRPVGEHALLIDCTTPSAVAEADPPGPDVSEADLVEAWRAELWHRREQGDLATVEIVPAASTVLLDGVPDPAATADLLSLWASTVSTAARGAATAISPADLALSAPTERGDRVITPTKSARSTDGGCSVPEWAADFAVPVVFDGPDLVSVADHWKVDVPAVLRRLTSTPFRVAFCGFAPGFPYLTGLPAELALPRLATPRPRVPAGSVALAGPYAGIYPSASPGGWLLVGRTELVLFDVHADPPARLGPGTSVRMVVA; from the coding sequence ATGCGGATCCGACCCGTCGGCGAGCACGCCCTGCTGATCGACTGCACCACTCCCAGCGCCGTCGCCGAGGCCGACCCGCCCGGGCCTGACGTGTCCGAGGCGGACCTGGTCGAGGCGTGGCGGGCCGAGCTGTGGCACCGCCGCGAACAGGGGGACCTGGCCACCGTGGAGATCGTGCCGGCGGCCAGCACCGTCCTGCTCGACGGCGTGCCGGACCCCGCCGCCACCGCCGACCTGCTGTCGCTCTGGGCATCGACGGTCAGCACCGCCGCACGAGGAGCCGCGACGGCCATCAGCCCCGCCGATCTTGCACTTTCTGCCCCGACGGAACGGGGCGATCGAGTCATAACGCCGACCAAAAGTGCAAGATCGACGGATGGAGGGTGCTCGGTTCCGGAATGGGCGGCGGATTTTGCGGTTCCGGTCGTGTTCGACGGGCCGGATCTGGTTTCGGTCGCTGACCACTGGAAGGTGGACGTGCCGGCGGTGCTGCGCCGGCTGACCAGCACCCCGTTCCGGGTCGCGTTCTGCGGCTTCGCTCCCGGCTTCCCCTACCTGACCGGGCTGCCCGCCGAGCTGGCGCTGCCCCGGCTGGCCACCCCCCGCCCCCGGGTGCCGGCCGGTTCGGTCGCGCTCGCCGGCCCGTACGCGGGCATCTACCCGAGCGCGTCCCCCGGTGGTTGGCTGCTGGTCGGCCGCACCGAACTCGTCCTCTTCGACGTGCACGCGGACCCGCCGGCCCGCCTGGGCCCCGGCACCTCGGTCCGGATGGTCGTGGCGTGA
- a CDS encoding biotin-dependent carboxyltransferase family protein: MTGPAAIEVLRAGALTTVQDLGRLGWAHLGVPRSGALDPAALRLANRLVGNPEHAAGLEITLTGCTLRLTRATTVAVTGAEVPVLAGTRPGDTGRPLSVPAGTVLRIGPARQGVRSWLAVAGGIEVSPVLGSRSTDTLSGLGPPPLRDGDRLPLGDPIGAPAPVDLTLGRTPAPELRLTLRLGPRDDWFPPAAIDLLFGTAYTISPVSNRVGARLDGAALPRAVAGELPSEGLVLGAVQVPADGQPLIFLADHPTTGGYPVIGVVTDVTALAQARPGTTVRFHGPQR; the protein is encoded by the coding sequence GTGACCGGGCCGGCGGCGATCGAGGTGCTGCGCGCCGGGGCGCTCACCACGGTGCAGGACCTGGGCCGGCTCGGCTGGGCGCACCTCGGCGTACCCCGGTCCGGTGCCCTCGACCCGGCCGCCCTCCGGTTGGCCAACAGGTTGGTCGGCAACCCCGAGCACGCCGCCGGGCTGGAGATCACCCTCACCGGTTGCACGCTGCGACTGACCCGCGCCACCACCGTGGCGGTCACCGGCGCCGAGGTGCCGGTGCTGGCGGGTACCCGCCCCGGCGACACCGGACGCCCACTCAGCGTGCCGGCCGGAACGGTGCTGCGGATCGGCCCGGCCCGACAGGGCGTACGGAGTTGGCTGGCGGTGGCGGGCGGCATCGAGGTGTCGCCGGTGCTCGGCAGCCGGTCCACCGACACGCTCTCCGGCCTCGGCCCGCCTCCGCTGCGCGACGGCGACCGGCTACCGCTGGGCGACCCGATCGGCGCACCCGCGCCGGTGGACCTGACCCTCGGCCGCACGCCCGCGCCGGAGCTGCGCCTGACGCTGCGCCTCGGCCCGCGCGACGACTGGTTCCCGCCGGCCGCGATCGATCTGCTGTTCGGTACCGCGTACACGATCAGCCCGGTGAGCAACCGGGTCGGCGCGCGACTCGACGGCGCGGCCCTGCCCCGCGCGGTGGCCGGCGAACTGCCCAGCGAGGGCCTGGTGCTCGGCGCGGTGCAGGTGCCGGCGGACGGACAACCCCTGATCTTCCTCGCCGACCATCCGACCACCGGCGGGTACCCGGTCATCGGAGTGGTCACCGACGTGACAGCGCTCGCGCAGGCCCGGCCAGGGACTACCGTCAGGTTCCATGGACCTCAACGCTGA
- a CDS encoding 5-oxoprolinase subunit PxpA, with protein sequence MDLNADLGEGFGIWRLGDDEALLSLVTSANVACGFHGGDPSTMRRVCEGAARRGVAVGAQVGYRDLAGFGRRHIAYDFAELRDEVTYQLGALDAFCRLFRTRVRYLKPHGALYHAASTDESQAAAVVAAVTGFNPELPVLCLPGSTLAQLSVGAGLPVVAEAFADRAYLPTGALVPRGTPGAVISDPEQVAERAVRMATQRSVVAVDGTVIPCSVDSICVHGDTPGAVSAAELVRATLIDAGVPLAPFA encoded by the coding sequence ATGGACCTCAACGCTGACCTGGGCGAGGGATTCGGGATCTGGCGACTCGGCGACGACGAGGCACTGTTGAGCCTCGTCACCTCGGCGAACGTCGCCTGCGGCTTCCACGGCGGCGACCCGTCCACCATGCGGCGGGTCTGCGAGGGCGCCGCCCGGCGCGGGGTCGCGGTGGGCGCGCAGGTCGGCTACCGGGACCTGGCCGGCTTCGGCCGGCGGCACATCGCGTACGACTTCGCCGAGCTGCGCGACGAGGTGACCTACCAGTTGGGGGCGTTGGACGCGTTCTGCCGGCTGTTCCGCACCCGGGTCCGCTATCTCAAGCCGCACGGCGCGCTCTACCACGCGGCGAGCACCGACGAGTCCCAGGCGGCGGCGGTGGTCGCCGCGGTCACCGGCTTCAATCCCGAGCTGCCCGTCCTCTGCCTGCCCGGCTCGACGCTCGCCCAGCTCTCCGTGGGGGCGGGTCTGCCGGTCGTCGCCGAGGCGTTCGCCGACCGCGCCTACCTGCCCACCGGGGCACTGGTGCCGAGGGGCACCCCCGGCGCGGTGATCAGCGACCCCGAGCAGGTGGCCGAGCGGGCGGTCCGGATGGCCACCCAACGCAGCGTGGTGGCTGTCGACGGCACCGTCATCCCCTGCTCGGTCGACTCGATCTGCGTACACGGCGACACGCCGGGCGCGGTCTCCGCCGCCGAACTCGTCCGCGCCACACTCATCGACGCCGGCGTGCCGCTGGCCCCGTTCGCCTGA
- a CDS encoding NHL domain-containing thioredoxin family protein encodes MGTTARVRAPELRGRGWLNTGGRDLKLADLRGKIVIADFWTFCCINCLHVLDELRPLEEKYGDVLVVIGVHSPKFEHEKDPDALAAAVERYGVHHPVLDDPELDMWQQYAARAWPTLSVIDPEGYVVATMAGEGHAEGLARLIDELIATHEAKGTLHRGDGPYVPPPAPETVLRFPGKAALLPNGNLLVSDSARHSLVEVAPDGETPVRRIGSGERGRADGPATVATFSEPQGVCLLPTHVAEVAGYDLVVADTVNHLLRGVRLESGEVVTVAGSGRQWRAEVDDHAHDALAVDLSSPWDLAWYDDKLIIAMAGIHQLWWFDPIKRTAGMYAGTTVEALRDGPLDEAWMAQPSGLSVSTDGARLWVADSETSAIRYVENGVLGTAVGQGLFDFGHVDGPAESALLQHPLGVCALPDGSVLIADTYNGAVRRFDRESNQVSTVADGLAEPSDLVLTPSGEVLVVESAAHRLTRLAPGALSAAGASTVDGPRHRTERRPTDVAAGEVTLDIVFTPAPGQKLDETYGPSTRLVVSASPPELLVEGAGTGTELSRRLVLNGEVTGGVLQVTAQAATCDADVEHAACHLTRQDWGVPVRVVDGAVTRLPLVLRGLDA; translated from the coding sequence ATGGGAACGACTGCACGAGTACGGGCTCCTGAGCTGCGCGGCCGAGGCTGGCTGAACACCGGTGGACGCGATCTCAAGCTCGCCGACCTCCGCGGCAAGATCGTCATCGCGGATTTTTGGACGTTCTGCTGCATCAACTGTCTGCACGTGCTCGACGAGCTGCGCCCGCTCGAGGAGAAGTACGGCGACGTGCTCGTCGTGATCGGTGTGCACTCGCCGAAGTTCGAACACGAGAAGGACCCGGACGCGCTCGCCGCCGCGGTCGAGCGGTACGGGGTGCACCACCCCGTCCTCGACGATCCCGAGCTGGACATGTGGCAGCAGTACGCGGCCCGGGCCTGGCCGACCCTGTCGGTGATCGACCCCGAGGGGTACGTGGTCGCCACCATGGCCGGCGAGGGGCACGCCGAGGGGCTGGCCCGGCTGATCGATGAGCTGATCGCCACGCACGAGGCCAAGGGCACCCTGCACCGGGGCGACGGCCCGTACGTCCCGCCGCCGGCGCCGGAGACCGTGTTGCGGTTCCCGGGTAAGGCGGCGCTGCTGCCGAACGGCAACCTGCTGGTCTCGGACTCGGCCCGGCACTCCCTGGTGGAGGTCGCCCCGGACGGCGAGACGCCGGTGCGCCGGATCGGCTCCGGTGAACGCGGCCGGGCCGACGGGCCGGCCACCGTGGCGACCTTCTCCGAGCCGCAGGGGGTGTGCCTGCTGCCCACACACGTCGCCGAGGTCGCCGGCTACGACCTGGTGGTGGCCGACACCGTCAACCACCTCCTGCGTGGCGTACGGCTCGAGTCCGGCGAGGTGGTGACTGTGGCCGGCAGCGGCCGGCAGTGGCGCGCCGAGGTCGACGACCACGCCCACGACGCGCTCGCCGTGGACCTCTCGTCCCCGTGGGACCTGGCCTGGTACGACGACAAACTGATCATCGCGATGGCCGGCATCCACCAGCTCTGGTGGTTCGACCCGATCAAGCGGACCGCCGGCATGTACGCGGGCACGACCGTGGAGGCGCTGCGCGACGGGCCGTTGGACGAGGCGTGGATGGCGCAGCCGTCCGGGCTGTCCGTGTCGACCGACGGCGCCCGGCTATGGGTCGCCGACAGCGAGACCAGCGCGATCCGCTACGTCGAGAACGGCGTGCTGGGCACCGCCGTCGGGCAGGGCCTGTTCGACTTCGGGCACGTGGATGGTCCGGCCGAGTCGGCGCTGCTCCAGCACCCGCTGGGGGTGTGCGCGCTGCCGGACGGCTCGGTGCTGATCGCGGACACGTACAACGGGGCGGTACGCCGCTTCGACAGGGAGAGCAACCAGGTCTCCACAGTCGCCGACGGCTTGGCGGAGCCGAGCGACCTGGTGCTCACCCCGTCCGGTGAGGTGCTGGTGGTGGAGTCCGCCGCGCACCGGTTGACCCGGCTCGCCCCGGGTGCCCTGTCGGCGGCGGGTGCCAGCACTGTCGACGGGCCCCGGCACCGCACCGAGCGCAGGCCGACCGACGTGGCTGCCGGTGAAGTGACCCTGGACATCGTGTTCACCCCGGCGCCGGGGCAGAAGCTGGACGAGACGTACGGGCCGTCGACCCGGCTTGTGGTCTCGGCGTCCCCGCCGGAGCTGCTGGTGGAGGGCGCCGGCACGGGCACCGAGCTGTCCCGGCGGCTGGTGCTCAACGGCGAGGTCACCGGCGGGGTTCTGCAGGTGACCGCCCAGGCGGCGACCTGCGACGCGGACGTCGAGCACGCGGCGTGTCACCTGACCCGGCAGGACTGGGGCGTACCGGTCCGGGTGGTCGACGGTGCGGTGACCCGGCTGCCGCTGGTGCTGCGCGGCCTGGACGCTTGA
- a CDS encoding dihydrolipoamide acetyltransferase family protein, with product MSRIKTFNLPDLGEGLTEGEILAWLVEVGDTIELNQPIVEVETAKAAVEIPAKWAGQVQAIFHPQGTTVEVGAPIIAIDTDPGAGPLESPSTTATPSGDLPTPSAASLAAVEVAPAEGMVEPGLIGGAAPGGRTAVLVGYGPRTTAAKRRPRKGAVPAQAVAAPVAVPPTPQPVVPPVPQRNGHATAAGAVLAKPPVRKLAKDLGVDLGTVTGSGPLGSITREDVQQAASGAAVVAAEPIATTTAPSFGADREQRIPVKGVRKLTAENMSRSAFTAPHVTEFLTVDVTRAMKALDRLRGRREWRDVRVSPLLLVAKAVLLAVRRHPMVNSTWAGDEIVVKEYVNLGIAAATERGLIVPNIKDAGRLTLRELADALTDLVQTAKSGRTSPAAMSGGTLTITNVGVFGVDTGTPILPPGESAILAFGAVREMPWAHKGKVKVRQVTTLGLSFDHRIIDGELGSKFLRDIGDFLADPEAALLAWT from the coding sequence ATGTCCCGGATCAAGACATTCAACCTGCCCGACCTGGGCGAGGGCCTGACCGAGGGCGAGATCCTGGCCTGGCTGGTCGAGGTCGGCGACACGATCGAGCTGAACCAGCCGATCGTCGAGGTGGAGACGGCCAAGGCGGCGGTGGAGATCCCGGCGAAGTGGGCCGGGCAGGTGCAGGCGATCTTCCACCCGCAGGGCACCACTGTCGAGGTCGGCGCTCCGATCATCGCGATCGACACCGACCCGGGCGCCGGCCCGCTGGAGTCGCCGTCGACCACCGCCACGCCGAGCGGTGACCTGCCGACCCCGTCGGCGGCCTCGCTGGCGGCGGTGGAGGTGGCACCGGCCGAGGGCATGGTGGAGCCGGGCCTGATCGGCGGAGCGGCACCGGGTGGCCGGACGGCGGTGCTGGTCGGCTACGGCCCGCGGACGACCGCCGCGAAGCGCCGCCCGCGCAAGGGGGCGGTTCCGGCGCAGGCCGTGGCGGCCCCGGTGGCGGTCCCGCCCACTCCGCAGCCGGTGGTCCCGCCCGTTCCGCAGCGGAACGGGCACGCGACGGCGGCCGGCGCGGTGCTGGCCAAGCCGCCCGTCCGCAAGCTCGCCAAGGACCTCGGGGTCGACCTCGGAACGGTGACCGGGTCGGGGCCGCTCGGTTCGATCACCCGGGAGGACGTCCAGCAGGCCGCCAGCGGTGCGGCGGTGGTGGCCGCCGAACCGATCGCGACGACGACAGCGCCCAGCTTCGGCGCCGACCGGGAGCAGCGCATCCCGGTCAAGGGGGTCCGCAAGCTCACCGCGGAGAACATGTCCCGCTCGGCGTTCACCGCCCCGCACGTGACGGAGTTCCTGACCGTCGACGTGACCCGGGCGATGAAGGCGCTGGACCGGCTCCGGGGCCGGCGGGAGTGGCGCGACGTACGGGTCTCGCCGCTGCTGCTGGTGGCGAAGGCGGTGCTGCTCGCGGTACGTCGTCACCCGATGGTCAACTCGACGTGGGCCGGCGACGAGATCGTCGTCAAGGAGTACGTCAACCTCGGTATCGCGGCGGCCACCGAGCGTGGGCTGATCGTGCCGAACATCAAGGACGCCGGCCGGCTGACGCTGCGGGAGCTGGCGGACGCGCTGACCGACCTGGTGCAGACGGCGAAGTCCGGCCGTACCTCACCGGCGGCCATGTCGGGCGGCACGCTGACCATCACCAACGTCGGCGTGTTCGGGGTGGACACCGGCACGCCGATCCTGCCGCCGGGCGAGTCGGCCATCCTGGCCTTCGGCGCGGTGCGGGAGATGCCCTGGGCGCACAAGGGCAAGGTCAAGGTTCGCCAGGTGACCACCCTGGGATTGAGCTTCGACCACCGGATCATCGACGGCGAGTTGGGTTCGAAGTTCCTCCGGGACATCGGCGACTTCCTCGCTGACCCGGAGGCGGCACTGCTCGCCTGGACCTGA
- a CDS encoding alpha-ketoacid dehydrogenase subunit beta has translation MATETLTLGKALNTGLRRALENDSKVVIMGEDVGKLGGVFRITDGLQKDFGDQRVIDTPLAESGIIGTAVGLAIRGYRPVCEIQFDGFVYPAYDQIVSQVAKMHYRSGGKLNIPMVIRIPFGGGIGAVEHHSESPEAYFAHTAGLKVVTCSNPQDAYVMIQQAIASDDPIVFLEPKRRYWEKGQVDLDAPLSEAYPLHSARVVRPGADVTVLAYGPMVRTCLEAATAAAEDGRELEVIDLRSLSPLDLSAAYESVKRTGRAVVVHEAPSNIGLGAELAARITEECFYSLESPVLRVTGFDTPYPAARVEEEYLPDLDRVLDAVDRTFGW, from the coding sequence ATGGCCACGGAGACGCTCACCCTCGGCAAGGCCCTCAACACCGGCCTGCGTCGCGCCCTGGAGAACGACAGCAAGGTCGTCATCATGGGCGAGGACGTCGGCAAGCTCGGTGGTGTGTTCCGCATCACCGACGGGCTCCAGAAGGACTTCGGCGACCAGCGGGTGATCGACACCCCGCTCGCCGAGTCCGGCATCATCGGCACCGCTGTCGGCCTAGCCATCCGTGGTTACCGGCCGGTCTGCGAGATCCAGTTCGACGGCTTCGTCTACCCGGCGTACGACCAGATCGTCTCGCAGGTGGCGAAGATGCACTACCGCTCGGGCGGCAAGCTCAACATCCCGATGGTGATCCGGATCCCGTTCGGTGGCGGCATCGGGGCTGTCGAACACCACTCCGAGTCGCCCGAGGCGTACTTCGCGCACACCGCCGGCCTCAAGGTGGTGACCTGCTCCAACCCGCAGGACGCGTACGTGATGATCCAGCAGGCCATCGCCTCGGACGACCCGATCGTCTTCCTGGAGCCCAAGCGGCGCTACTGGGAGAAGGGTCAGGTCGACCTGGACGCCCCGCTGTCCGAGGCGTACCCCCTGCACTCGGCCCGCGTGGTGCGGCCCGGCGCCGACGTCACGGTGCTGGCGTACGGGCCGATGGTGCGGACCTGCCTGGAGGCGGCGACCGCCGCCGCCGAGGACGGCCGGGAGCTGGAGGTCATCGACCTGCGCTCGCTGTCCCCGCTGGACCTGAGCGCGGCCTACGAGTCGGTGAAGCGCACCGGCCGGGCGGTCGTGGTGCACGAGGCGCCGTCGAACATCGGCCTCGGCGCCGAGCTGGCCGCGCGGATCACCGAGGAGTGCTTCTACTCCCTGGAGTCGCCGGTGCTGCGGGTGACCGGCTTCGACACCCCCTACCCGGCCGCCCGGGTGGAGGAGGAGTACCTGCCCGACCTCGACCGGGTGCTCGACGCCGTCGACCGCACCTTCGGCTGGTGA
- the pdhA gene encoding pyruvate dehydrogenase (acetyl-transferring) E1 component subunit alpha: MAKGDPGGTTRSRRAAPRSKKGAAGDPELVQLLTPEGERIDSVTGPDGTEYRADFTDEEYRGLYRDLVLVRKLDAEATALQRQGELGLWASLLGQEAAQVGSGRALRPQDMAFPTYREHGVLYCRGIDPIMPLGLFRGVDQGGWDPNEFKFNMYTIVIGAQTLHATGYAMGITMDGKTGTDDGEAAIAYFGDGATSQGDVNEAFVWASVFNAPLVFFCQNNQYAISEPLERQTRVPLYQRAAGFGFPGVRVDGNDVLASYAVTRTALDNARLGQGPSLIEAYTYRMGAHTTSDDPTRYRIASEVEAWQAKDPIARVRAFLEKQQIADAGFFAEVDEQARRESVHLRERVLNMPNPEPVTMFDNVYPNGSPLLDEQRAQFSRYLESFEGSNH; encoded by the coding sequence ATGGCAAAGGGCGACCCCGGGGGCACCACCCGCAGCAGGCGGGCCGCACCCCGCTCCAAGAAGGGCGCGGCCGGCGACCCCGAACTGGTGCAGCTGCTCACCCCCGAAGGCGAGCGGATCGACAGCGTCACCGGGCCGGACGGCACCGAGTACCGCGCCGACTTCACCGACGAGGAATACCGCGGTCTCTACCGCGACCTGGTGCTGGTCCGGAAGTTGGACGCCGAGGCGACAGCGCTCCAGCGTCAGGGCGAGCTGGGCCTCTGGGCCAGCCTGCTCGGCCAGGAAGCCGCCCAGGTCGGCTCCGGACGGGCGCTGCGTCCGCAGGACATGGCCTTCCCGACCTACCGGGAGCACGGCGTCCTGTACTGCCGGGGAATCGACCCGATCATGCCCCTCGGCCTGTTCCGCGGCGTGGACCAGGGCGGCTGGGACCCGAACGAGTTCAAGTTCAACATGTACACGATCGTCATCGGCGCGCAGACCCTGCACGCGACCGGCTACGCCATGGGCATCACCATGGACGGCAAGACCGGCACCGACGACGGCGAGGCCGCGATCGCCTACTTCGGCGACGGGGCGACCAGCCAGGGCGACGTGAACGAGGCGTTCGTCTGGGCCAGCGTGTTCAACGCGCCGCTGGTCTTCTTCTGCCAGAACAACCAGTACGCCATCTCCGAGCCGCTGGAGCGGCAGACCCGCGTTCCGCTGTACCAGCGGGCCGCCGGCTTCGGGTTCCCCGGCGTACGGGTGGACGGCAACGACGTGCTCGCGTCGTACGCGGTGACCCGCACCGCGCTGGACAACGCGCGGCTCGGGCAGGGTCCGAGCCTGATCGAGGCGTACACCTACCGGATGGGCGCGCACACCACCTCCGACGACCCGACCCGCTACCGGATCGCCAGCGAGGTCGAGGCGTGGCAGGCCAAGGACCCGATCGCCCGGGTCAGGGCCTTCCTGGAGAAGCAGCAGATCGCCGACGCGGGCTTCTTCGCCGAGGTCGACGAGCAGGCCCGCCGCGAGTCGGTGCACCTGCGTGAACGGGTGCTCAACATGCCCAACCCGGAGCCGGTGACGATGTTCGACAACGTCTACCCCAACGGCTCTCCGCTGCTCGACGAGCAGCGCGCGCAGTTCAGCCGCTACCTGGAGTCGTTCGAGGGGAGCAACCACTGA
- a CDS encoding phosphatase PAP2 family protein: MGGGPELRPAPTRRGPGLRIARLVTEVTAPAVLVSLLILTVSWHSARRPGQGLVWGLLGTLFVTGIPFAYILGGVRRGRLTDHHVGRREQRRAPLLVGIGSVAAGLALLAVLGAPRPVLALAVAGLVGLVVCVSVSHWWKVSIHSAVAAGTLVILILTFGARLVVAVPLVAFVGWSRVRLRDHTVPQVVAGGVLGALIAAVVFGPLR, encoded by the coding sequence GTGGGCGGCGGTCCGGAACTCCGCCCGGCTCCCACCCGCCGCGGTCCGGGCCTGCGGATCGCCCGACTGGTCACCGAGGTGACCGCGCCCGCGGTGCTGGTGTCCCTGCTGATCCTCACCGTGAGCTGGCACAGCGCGCGACGCCCTGGTCAGGGACTCGTCTGGGGCCTGCTCGGCACGCTCTTCGTCACCGGCATCCCGTTCGCCTACATCCTCGGCGGCGTACGCCGTGGTCGCCTCACCGACCATCACGTGGGCCGCCGGGAGCAGCGCCGGGCGCCACTGCTTGTCGGCATCGGCTCGGTAGCGGCAGGGCTCGCCCTGCTGGCCGTGCTCGGCGCGCCCCGCCCGGTGCTGGCGCTCGCGGTGGCCGGGCTGGTCGGCCTCGTGGTCTGCGTGTCGGTCAGCCACTGGTGGAAGGTGTCCATCCACTCGGCGGTGGCCGCCGGCACGCTCGTCATCCTGATCCTGACCTTCGGCGCCCGGCTGGTCGTCGCCGTACCCCTGGTGGCGTTCGTCGGTTGGTCCCGGGTGCGTCTGCGCGACCACACGGTGCCGCAGGTGGTCGCCGGCGGCGTGCTCGGCGCGCTGATCGCCGCCGTGGTCTTCGGCCCGCTGCGCTAG